In Drosophila innubila isolate TH190305 chromosome 2R unlocalized genomic scaffold, UK_Dinn_1.0 1_C_2R, whole genome shotgun sequence, the following are encoded in one genomic region:
- the LOC117785923 gene encoding tubulin beta-3 chain, whose amino-acid sequence MREIVHLQAGQCGNQIGAKFWEVISEEHGIDSNGIYTGDSDLQLERVSVYYNEASAVTRSSGGKYVPRAILLDLEPGTMDSVRSGPYGQLFRPDNFVFGQSGAGNNWAKGHYTEGAELVDNVLDVVRKECENCDCLQGFQLTHSLGGGTGSGMGTLLISKIREEYPDRIMNTYSVVPSPKVSDTVVEPYNATLSIHQLVENTDETYCIDNEALYDICFRTLKVNSPSYGDLNHLVSLTMSGVTTCLRFPGQLNADLRKLAVNMVPFPRLHFFMPGFAPLTSRGSQQYRTLSVPELTQQMFDAKNMMAACDPRHGRYLTVAAVFRGRMSMKEVDEQMLAVQNKNSSYFVEWIPNNVKTAVCDIPPKGLKMSSTFIGNTTAIQELFKRISEQFSAMFRRKAFLHWYTGEGMDEMEFTEAESNMNDLVSEYQQYQEATADDEFDPDVNQEEVEGDCI is encoded by the exons TTCTGGGAGGTCATATCCGAGGAGCATGGCATTGACAGCAATGGCATCTACACGGGCGACAGTGATTTGCAGCTGGAGCGTGTCAGTGTCTACTACAATGAAGCATCGG CTGTGACGCGTTCGTCGGGTGGCAAGTATGTGCCACGTGCCATTCTCCTGGATTTGGAGCCAGGCACCATGGACTCGGTGCGTTCCGGTCCCTACGGCCAGTTGTTCCGTCCGGATAACTTTGTGTTTGGCCAGTCGGGAGCTGGCAACAACTGGGCGAAGGGTCACTACACCGAAGGCGCCGAGTTGGTGGACAATGTGCTCGATGTGGTGCGCAAGGAGTGCGAGAATTGCGATTGCCTTCAG GGCTTCCAATTGACGCACTCGCTTGGCGGCGGCACTGGATCTGGCATGGGCACTTTGCTCATTTCGAAGATACGCGAGGAGTATCCGGATCGCATCATGAACACCTATTCGGTGGTGCCATCACCCAAGGTGTCCGACACGGTCGTCGAGCCGTACAATGCCACCCTGTCCATCCATCAGCTGGTGGAGAACACTGACGAGACGTACTGTATTGACAATGAGGCGCTCTACGACATCTGCTTCCGCACATTGAAGGTGAACAGTCCGAGCTATGGCGATCTCAATCACCTCGTCTCTCTGACCATGTCCGGTGTGACCACCTGCCTGCGTTTCCCCGGCCAGCTGAATGCCGATCTGCGCAAGCTGGCTGTGAATATGGTTCCATTCCCGCGTCTGCATTTCTTTATGCCCGGCTTTGCGCCCCTCACCTCCCGCGGCTCGCAGCAGTACCGTACTCTCAGCGTGCCGGAGCTGACCCAACAGATGTTCGATGCCAAGAACATGATGGCAGCCTGTGATCCTCGCCATGGTCGCTATCTGACTGTGGCCGCCGTCTTCCGCGGTCGCATGTCCATGAAGGAGGTGGACGAACAGATGCTGGCGGTGCAGAACAAGAACAGCTCGTACTTTGTCGAGTGGATACCGAACAACGTGAAGACGGCCGTCTGTGACATCCCACCCAAGGGACTGAAGATGTCATCGACATTCATTGGCAACACCACAGCCATCCAGGAGCTGTTCAAGCGCATCTCCGAGCAGTTCTCGGCCATGTTCCGTCGCAAGGCTTTCCTGCATTGGTACACCGGCGAGGGCATGGACGAGATGGAGTTCACCGAGGCGGAGAGCAACATGAACGATCTGGTGTCGGAGTATCAGCAGTATCAGGAGGCCACTGCCGATGATGAGTTCGATCCCGATGTTAACCAGGAGGAGGTTGAGGGCGATTGTATTTAA